The DNA region CTGCAGTACTACCCCAAGGCTCTCCTCCTAAATACCATCACACCGGGGTTAGGGCTTCAACCCacaaagcatgtgtgtgtgtgcacgcatgcacaAACATTCAGCCCTTAACAGTGCTCGATATTTGCATGGTTTTAATCTGAATCAGAGGAGTCCGTGGTCACGCAGTCGTAAGATAGGTAAAATATTGAACTGAGCTCTGCCGTGTCCGACCTTGTCACTGCACAGAGCAACGGCCTGACCTATGGGAATGGTGTGGCTCACAGCAGCCAACTTCTCCATGTGCACGGCGCCTTGCCCCTTGGAAAGAATTTCATGTGAGTTCCGTAGCCTAAACGTACAGGGGGCACTGCTGAGTGGGCCCCATCTGCAGGGCAGGCAGCGCAACATCACGCTGGGACAAAGACCCTAACTCACCCGACCATGACCGCAGCCTAGGCAGGCAAGCAAAGGCTTCTCCCAGTCATCCAGCCCACAAGGTCTCCCCAGCCTGTGAGGAGGAGCGGGATGGTATCAATATTCAAAGTGCATTTGCTTATCGCTCGATCATGGGGAATCTTCCCAGATACATCtgattaaataaatttacatatGGGTAGCGTTTTCCTGGTGGCCAAGGGAGCTGCCCCTTGTGGATTCCCCTTTGCATTCAGAATGCTGGAGGATTCGCCAGCGGACCTCAGAAGCAGACTGGTTCCGTGCAGGACGCTGACCTGACCCTGACCTCTGAGCAGTCACTCCACTTTCAAAGAGTTATTTTCCATCGATAGCCAACCTTCTGGTCAAGAGTAGGGCACAGGCTGCCTTCCTTTACACCACCCGACTTTAGTCATGTGAATGTCAATGTGTTGAAGAATTTTATTACAATAGTGACACCCTGCAGGAGAAGCCCCAGAATACCACAGAGCTCAGCTGGGGAAGTTGCCCTTGACGTAGACAGTGCCTTTATGCCCTTTGCCTCGGCACTCCTACAGGGTCCGGTCAAGGCTAAACTGGCTGCATTTGTGGGAGTTGAACCCCAGGCTCTGAGTCCATGTTCGATATACTCCCAGCTGGAGCCCCACTCAACGTTAAATCAATACTCCCTGTCCCAAGGAAGTGAGCGCCAGGTACAGTGGATCAGGTTGATGACTGAGTGCACCTAGGACTAATGTGAAAACCACTGAAAACATAACCATCCCAGCTTCGTGTCCATGGCCATCTCAGTCTTGTGTGTCTTCCCACAGCTGATCGTGAGGAATCAGAGCAGTCTGGAgacatggcctgggaagacagaggaacaACGGAAGAGGCTGTTCCTACCACCTTGGACGCGGCGACCACAGATTCCCTAACCACAGATAGGAATCTGACCCACGTGGCTGGGGATGAAAATCAGTTAGATCTTATTTTCATGGTCTTGATCCCATTGGTTTTGTTGGCCCTCCTACTTTTGTTAGTGGTATCCCTTGTAATAGTCTATAAAAGAAAAGGAGCTAAGCAAGGTAAATATTTGTCATCTATCCATTTCCAGACACTTGCTCGTGTGTGAATGAACAAGCAGTAACACAAAACTCTATTCTTCCACCCAGAGCCTTCTAGCCAAGGATCTCAGGATGCTCTACAGACGTGTGAGTATCACCGTAGCACCTGCTTAGAGTTGGGGATGGGCTGGAAGAAGGAACTGAGTTACAGTTACACAACACAAGGcaaatgtttggcacagtggttaagactcagcttgggacacccacatcccttgtCAAAGTGTTttagtttgagccccagctccacttctgattccagcttccagctaatgcaaaccctgagaggcggcaggtgatggattaagtggttgggtccctgccagccatgtgggagcgTCAGTgaattcctagatcctggctttggcctgtcccagccctggctgttgttggcattttaaGAGTCAaccagtaggccggcgccgcggctcactaggctaatcctccgcctagcggcgccggcacaccgggttctagtcccggtcggggcgccggattctgtcccggttgcccctcttccaggccagccctctgctgtggcctgggagtgcagtggaggatggcccaggtgcttgggccctgcaccccatgggagaccaggaaaagcacctggctcctggctcctgccatcggatcagcgcggtgcgccggccgcatcgcgccggccgcggcggccattggagggtgaaccaacggcaaaggaagacctttctctctgtc from Oryctolagus cuniculus chromosome 8, mOryCun1.1, whole genome shotgun sequence includes:
- the TMEM154 gene encoding transmembrane protein 154 isoform X1, which encodes MRAPRAALVLALLTALAPAARADREESEQSGDMAWEDRGTTEEAVPTTLDAATTDSLTTDRNLTHVAGDENQLDLIFMVLIPLVLLALLLLLVVSLVIVYKRKGAKQEPSSQGSQDALQTCGLGGENMKVPIFEEDTPSVMEIEMEELDKWMVSMNRNADHECLPTLKEEKESNHSPSDSEP
- the TMEM154 gene encoding transmembrane protein 154 isoform X2, with the translated sequence MRAPRAALVLALLTALAPAARADREESEQSGDMAWEDRGTTEEAVPTTLDAATTDSLTTDRNLTHVAGDENQLDLIFMVLIPLVLLALLLLLVVSLVIVYKRKGAKQEPSSQGSQDALQTCGLGGENMKVPIFEEDTPSVMEIEMEELDKWMVSMNRNADHECLPTLKEEKESNHSPSS